GTTGGGATTCTATGGAGGGCTGATTTCGGCCGCTACGATCGGCGCGTTCGTGATTGGTGGGAGGATGTACGCTGGCGGTCTGGAGACCGAAGAAGCCGTCACGATCTCGTTTCTCACGTTAGCCTTCGCGCAACTCTGGCACGTGTTCAACGTCCGGGAAATCACTTCTGGCATCCTGCGGAACGAAGTCACTGAGAACCTCTACATATGGGGTGCTTTGGGCCTCTCGACCCTGATCCTCTTCGGCGCAGTCTACCTGCCGGGAGTCTCGTTGGCGCTGAGTACTACCCCTATCGGCTTGGAGGGATGGCTAGTAGTGTTCGGGATGAGCTTGATACCGCTCGGCCTGGGACAGGTCGAACGCGAGTTCCGGCGGCGATTCGGGACACCCAAACTTGGGACAACGCTCAAAAACTCACTGTTTGACTAACTGTTACAGAGGATCTAGCCGATCCTTGGACTATAATCCGAGAGAGTAGTGATCGATGCCTGAAGAAGACCTATTCGAAACCGAGGGCCACGGATCAAGAGCTAAATCGCCGAATCACTTGTCGAAGCTGCCAATGTGATAGAACCTGGTACCGTTCGCTTAGAAAGCGCTACCGAGACGAAATATTACAATCCCCGAGAATCCACGGTTTGAAGTCGAACTCGAACACCTCACCGACTCGGAGACGGGAGCAGAACGATATGAATTAGAATACGAAATTCGATGGACCATGTGATGACTTTGTCAGGCTAGAGATGTGATCTCTCGCCGAGTACCTAATAGACGTCGGAGGGGCCGAGAACCGCGGTGATATTTATGCTCCAACGTGGAGTCGCCCACCTCTCCTACGAGCAGTACGGACTGAAGGCAGTCCCTGTTCACTCGGTTCGATGGGGACAGAGTACCGTGGCCAGTAGTTATCCATCGGGCCGTGGTACACCAGTGATATGAAAGATTCGCGACCGAACGTGCTGTTGATACACGGACACGACCTCGGACGGTATCTCGGGTGTTACGACGTCGACATTGACACGCCGCGTATCGACGCACTCGCGGACGAAGGAGCGCTGTTCGATCGACACTTCGCGACCGCTCCGCAGTGTTCACCGAGCCGGGGGAGCCTCATGACCGGGCGGTTCCCGCACGTCAACGGATTGATGGGACTCGCACATGGTAACTGGGAACTCCATGACGACGAACGGATTCTCCCGCAGTATCTCAGCGACGCTGGCTACGAGACGCACCTGTTCGGCCTCCAGCACATCACGCAGGATACAGATCGGCTCGAATACGATCACGTTCACTCCGAGGGGAACCTGTATCCCGGCGTCTCTCCGTCGGTCCACCAGGCCAATCGAGCCCGTAACGTCGCGTCGGTCGTCGCGTCGTTCTTTGAAAAGTCGGCGTACGCCGCGCCGTTTTTCGCGTCAATCGGCTTCTTCGAGTGTCACCGAGTCGAAGAGAAGAACGGTCGATTCGGATTCGACGCCGACTATTACCAGGGCGACGAACCTGAATCGGTCCGCCCACTCCCATACCTTCCTGACCGCCGGGGGATTAGACAGGACCTCGCGGAAATGCACGGCATGGTGTACGCCGTCGACGACGCAGTCGGGACCATCCTCGATGCGCTCGCTGCCACCGGTATCGACGAGGAAACGCTCGTGATCTTCACCACCGAACACGGCATCGCGTTTCCGCGCGCGAAAGGCACATGCTACGACGCCGGAATCGAGACTGCACTGGTGATACGCTATCCGGGCGTCGTTGATGCCGGTCGGCGGTACGACGACCTGGTGAGCAACATCGACGTCTTACCCACGGTTCTTGATCTCGTGAACGTAGATGACTCTGCGGCGATCGACGGCCGGAGCGTGGCCGCCCTGATTGCCGATGACGCGGGGGAATATGACAAGCGGGATCAGATCTTCGCAGAGATGACCTGGCACGACGTGTATAATCCGATCCGCGCGATAAGGACCGACCGCTACAAGTACATCCGGAACTTCTGGCATCTTCCCACCGTCTATCTGCCAACGGATATTTTCGCGAGCGAGTCCGGTCGCGAGGTCCGCGAAGCGGACGGGGTGCCGTCCAGGCAGTACGAGGAACTGTACGATCTCCGAGACGCACCCCAGGAGGACGACAACGTCGTGTATGAGCCCCGGTATCAGGATGTTAGACGAGACCTCTCGAGGCAACTCTACGGGTGGATGGACGAAACCGAGGATCCACTACTCGACGGACCCGTTGTTCCAGGCGATTATGGCGAGATTTTGTCGTGGCCGCACGATAACTCGTGAGGGGCGTCGTCCGATGAGCGATCAGGAACCCTGAGCCCCTTCGTTCAACACCGGTACGACTCTGGTCGTGATGAGTGATTGGAGGTCGAACAGATGGATCACGTGATGTACCGATATCTCCGCGTCGAGAAGCTCACGCACGGATGGCGAAGGGCATGCGGAGCCGTCGGCGATTTGTTCACGGAAGCGAAACCGTTCGAACCATCCGATTTCCAATCACAGTAGGTAGACTTACGGGGCGATTCCTGCCGAGTGCCAACCCAATCTCATTCTTTCCCCATACTGGATCGAACATCTCCCTTGCGTCTATAGTCCAACCGGGAACGAGATCAGTGCCGATGCGGTCGAGATACTCCAGTGACTCACACGGTCGACTGCGGTCGGTGGCAGGAACTTGGATATTGACGGTCAACGCAAGCACAACGAGCAGTTTCCAGACCGGTTCACGGTTCCCCTTCGATACCGTCGGTGACGGCTAGTTCGAGGAGGAAACTCGAGGCCGAAACGACGTCGCCGATACCGACCGTCCCCGCGGGGTCGTCGACGACGCGATTAGGACAGGCGACGACCGTCGGCGTACAGAGCGTGCCGTCGTCGGTCGGTTCGCCGACGTGGTCTGCGAGGAGTTGGATTGCGTCCCGCCCCATCGTCGACGGCTCGTACGCCAGCCCCGTCTCGAGGTCATCGGGAGCCGTGACGTCGCCTCGAGCCGCCTTGGTCGCGGCGTTAACGGCGGCGAACGCCAATCCACGTCGGATGGATTCCGGAGGGAGATAGGAGTCCATCACGGCGAGGTGGTACTGCATCGCGTGTAACCGGATGCAGTCGACGCCGAGGTCCTCTCGCAGCGCGGAGAGCATCCGGTAGTGGGTGAGGATTTCGGTGGCTTCGAACGGCGTCTCTTCCGTCGGTCTCTCCTTCGGGGCGTCGAGACCGGCGTCGTCGTGGAGGAGGGCGAGTTCGCGGGTGTCCGTACCGAGGACGTTCGCTTCCGGAAGGATCACCTCGTACATGCTCGCCCGGAGGTCGTCGTCGTGCGTGACGGCGTACTCGACGTGAATCGGTAGCTCACCGCCGGATCGAAGCCGGCGGATGACGTCCCGCGCGTGACGGTGCGTCCGTTCATAGCTTCCCTCGAGGTGTTCGGAAGAGAGGTTGTGGTAGCCCGCCAGCAACGCCCCGTCGACGGCCTCGCCAATCTGGTCGATCTGCGAGTCGAGATCGCCGGCGTGCAGGTCGAACTCCGGCGGCCTCGATGCCGCGATGAATCGGGTGTTTTCGGTGGCGCGAACGTCGAAGAGTTCGTTACCCACAGCGAACTCGAACACCCAGTTTATCTTCGTTCGCTCGGTATTGACGGCGTCATCGAGCGGAACGAATCGTACCCGGCCGTTTTCGACGCTCGGATACCGCACCGCCCTGGGTCGTCGAAACGCCGAAATCTGTCGGTCCGACAGCAAGTAGGTGTACATGATCGGCGAGGCCCCCAGCAAAGAGGCGAGGTTAGTCATGATTCCCGTCTGCCCGCCTAGCTGCTGGCTGTCGGGTTCGAACTCCGACTCGAGCGTGCCGGCGAACGCGTCCGTCATCGCGATTTCGTCGCCCCGTCCGGCCGCCATCGCGTGCGTGATCGCCGCGGCGAGATCGCGTTTCGAATCCAGCGGACTCGGGGGCGGCTCTTCCCCGGGCGCTGCGGGCCGCTCGAGGTACGATTCCAACTCGTCGTCGATCTGGACGATTGCGTCTACGTTCGCGTTGTACGCGACGAACACCGACAGCCCCTCCAGCGCTCGGACATCTGATTCAATATTTGCGTCGATACATGACATGGAGCCGACTCCCAGACCCAGCAGGTTAATGCTGTTCGGGCGTTCGTCCACCGGCCGAGAGCGAACCGCTTTACCCGCCGGGGTGGTCCCGCTCGAGGACGGCGTCGGCGGTCTCGCCCTCGTAGACGATTCGCTCGAGAGCATCGAGCAATTCGATCGGATCCTCCCGTTGCCAGACGTTTCGTCCGACGGCAAGCCCGTTCGCGCCGGCTTCCATCACGGCCTCGACGGTGGAGAGGAACTCGTACTCGGCGGTCTTCGATCCGCCGCTCATGATGACTTTCACGTCCCCAGCACACCGGACGGCGTGGGCCATCGCTTCCACGCTACCTGGATACTTCACTTTCGTGACGTCGGCACCTAATTCGAGCGCAATGCGCACCGCGTAGGAAACCGTACTGGGTGCAGTGTCGTTTCTCACTCCTTGACCCCGGGGATACGACCACATGACGACGGGGAGGTCGTATTCGCGGGCCCGCTCGTGAATGTCGCGGAACTCCTCGTACATCTCGACTTCGTGGTTCGAACCACTATATACGGTGAACCCGACGGCGTCCGCCCCGATGTCGACGGCCGTCTCGACCGAGCAGTTGACGGCGGAATCGGGCTCACCCATCCACAGGTTCGACGTCCCATTGAGTTTCATCAACAGGGATACGTCGTCCTCGAAACTCGGATAATATCTCTCTGCGACGCCCTTCTGGACGGCGATTGTGGTGACCGCGTCGTGTGTCGCGATATCGAAGACGGCGGACGGATCGAATCTGTCCGGCACGTCCGCGAAGTCGCTCGGTCCGTGCTCGAGACCGTGATCCATCGCCAGGAGTACCACTTTCCCGTCCCGAACGATCGCGGAGTTGTCGATCGGAATCATTCAACGAACCCTCCACCGGTGGCACATATATGATTGATCGCCGATCAGGTTGAATGATCACGAGACGAGTATTACGAACGCTGTTGTCCTCACTCGTCATCGATCTACTGTTCCCAATGCACCGATCAGCGCCTCTAGCGCACTCTTCGCCGCAACTATCGACTTAAGGAGCGATCAACCCCCGTCGCCGAGGCCGCCCACGCTGTAAGGTTTACCACCGAGGCAGTGGGAGTCGAAATCGGAAAATGCCCCGGAGTTACACCAATACGATCAGCGATTCATTCACGGTATGCGACGGTTACGGCTGCGTCGGCGAGTCGGTTCCACCGATGTACGACCGCCACAGCGTCGTAGACAATTGGCGCCAACTGAACGGTCGCTTGAACTCATGAAAGCCGTGGTACTCGCGGGCGGCTACGCGACCCGGCTATGGCCGATTACGAGAAGCCGACCGAAGATGTTTCTCCCGCTCGGAGACACCACCGTCGTCGATAGAATCTACGCCAAACTCGAGGCGGAAAAGCG
This is a stretch of genomic DNA from Natronosalvus rutilus. It encodes these proteins:
- a CDS encoding sulfatase family protein, with protein sequence MKDSRPNVLLIHGHDLGRYLGCYDVDIDTPRIDALADEGALFDRHFATAPQCSPSRGSLMTGRFPHVNGLMGLAHGNWELHDDERILPQYLSDAGYETHLFGLQHITQDTDRLEYDHVHSEGNLYPGVSPSVHQANRARNVASVVASFFEKSAYAAPFFASIGFFECHRVEEKNGRFGFDADYYQGDEPESVRPLPYLPDRRGIRQDLAEMHGMVYAVDDAVGTILDALAATGIDEETLVIFTTEHGIAFPRAKGTCYDAGIETALVIRYPGVVDAGRRYDDLVSNIDVLPTVLDLVNVDDSAAIDGRSVAALIADDAGEYDKRDQIFAEMTWHDVYNPIRAIRTDRYKYIRNFWHLPTVYLPTDIFASESGREVREADGVPSRQYEELYDLRDAPQEDDNVVYEPRYQDVRRDLSRQLYGWMDETEDPLLDGPVVPGDYGEILSWPHDNS
- a CDS encoding ADP-dependent glucokinase/phosphofructokinase, producing the protein MSCIDANIESDVRALEGLSVFVAYNANVDAIVQIDDELESYLERPAAPGEEPPPSPLDSKRDLAAAITHAMAAGRGDEIAMTDAFAGTLESEFEPDSQQLGGQTGIMTNLASLLGASPIMYTYLLSDRQISAFRRPRAVRYPSVENGRVRFVPLDDAVNTERTKINWVFEFAVGNELFDVRATENTRFIAASRPPEFDLHAGDLDSQIDQIGEAVDGALLAGYHNLSSEHLEGSYERTHRHARDVIRRLRSGGELPIHVEYAVTHDDDLRASMYEVILPEANVLGTDTRELALLHDDAGLDAPKERPTEETPFEATEILTHYRMLSALREDLGVDCIRLHAMQYHLAVMDSYLPPESIRRGLAFAAVNAATKAARGDVTAPDDLETGLAYEPSTMGRDAIQLLADHVGEPTDDGTLCTPTVVACPNRVVDDPAGTVGIGDVVSASSFLLELAVTDGIEGEP
- a CDS encoding class I fructose-bisphosphate aldolase; this encodes MIPIDNSAIVRDGKVVLLAMDHGLEHGPSDFADVPDRFDPSAVFDIATHDAVTTIAVQKGVAERYYPSFEDDVSLLMKLNGTSNLWMGEPDSAVNCSVETAVDIGADAVGFTVYSGSNHEVEMYEEFRDIHERAREYDLPVVMWSYPRGQGVRNDTAPSTVSYAVRIALELGADVTKVKYPGSVEAMAHAVRCAGDVKVIMSGGSKTAEYEFLSTVEAVMEAGANGLAVGRNVWQREDPIELLDALERIVYEGETADAVLERDHPGG